AATGCAGCCGCAACGTCATCTATACCGGCGCCGCGCCCAATCAGCAGGCGATCCCGGCGGTCGATTACCTGATGAAGGAGGACAAGGTCGAGCGCTGGGTTCTCGCCGGCACGGATTATGTCTATCCCCGTACCACCAATCAGATTCTCGAAGCCTATCTCAAGAGCAAGGGTGTCGCGGCGAGCGACATCATGATCAACTACACGCCCTTCGGTCATTCCGACTGGCAGAACATCGTCGCGCAGATCAAGCAATTCGGCTCCGCGGGCAAGAAGACCGCCGTCGTCTCGACGATCAACGGCGATGCCAATGTGCCGTTCTACAAGGAACTCGGCAATCAGGGCATCAAGGCGACCGACATCCCCGTCGTCGCTTTCAGCGTCGGTGAGGAGGAACTCGCCGGCATGGACACCAAGCCGTTGGTCGGGCATCTCGCGGCGTGGAATTACTTCATGAGCGTCGATACGCCGGCGAACAAGGCGTTCATCAAGAAATGGCATGATTTCATCAAGAATCCGAAGCGCACGACGAACGATCCGATGGAGGCGCACTATATCGGGTTCAATATGTGGGTCAAAGCAGTGCAGAAGGCCGGCACCACCGATACCAACGCGGTGATCGACGCGATCATCGGCGTTTCCGTCCCTAATCTTTCTGGTGGCTACTCGACCTTGATGGGCAATCATCACATCACCAAGCCGGTGCTGATCGGCGAAATCCAGGATGACGGTCAGTTCAACATCGTCTCACGGACCCCAGGCCTCGTGGTCGCGCAGGAATGGTCGCCCTATGTCGCCGAGACCAAAGATTTGATCGGTGATTGGCGGCCGCCGCTCTCCTGCGGCAATTTCAACGTCAAAACCGGCAAATGTGGCGGCGCGAGCAAATAATCGTCATGCGTTTCGCCATTCTGCTGCTTGGCCTCGTTGTCCTGCCTGCGCTTGCGCGGGCAGGAGAGCCGGCCGACGCCTTCGCCGCATTCTCCTCTGGCGATTACGACGCCATGGCGCAAGCGGTCGGTGTGCTCGCGACCTCCGCCGACCCTCACGCCACCGCGGTGATCGCCGCTTTGCGTGACGGTCGGCTTTTCGCAACCGAAGCGGGTGACCTTCTGATCCGCAACCCGGATGGCACCTTCACCAATGCGCAAACCGGGGCGCCGGTCAGCGCCGATGAGGATGATCTCAAGAAAATCCGCATGAACAATGCCGTTCGCCGCGCCGTCGACACCGCGGAGGGCGGGATGCAGCTTTTCGCCGCCGATCCTTCGCAGCGACGCGCGGCGGCGCAAGCCCTATTCACATCACACGATCCGGCGACATTGCCGGCCTTATCGCGTGCTTTGGCGAAAGAGCCCGATCCTTCCGTGCGGGTTGCGATGGCGCAAGCGCAGGCGGCGGCGCTCTTGATGAGTGCTGACGCACCGGAGGCAGCGAAGCTGCAGGCGGTTGCCGTCATTCGCGCGCGTGGCGATCTCGAGGCGAGCGCGCTGCTCGCTTCGATCCCGAGCCCGACGCCGGCGGTTGCCGCCGCCGCGCATAACGGCGTCATCGCCATTCAGCGTGTCCTGCAATTATGGGATGTGTTGGAGAGCGTGTTTTACGGCCTCAGTCTCGGCTCGGTCTTGCTGCTCGCGGCGATTGGCCTTGCGATCACCTTTGGCGTCATGGGCGTGATCAACATGGCGCATGGCGAAATGGTGATGATCGGCGCTTATGTGACCTTCGTCGTCCAAGCCGTCATCCGCGCCAACATGCCAAGCCTTTTTGGTGCGAGCGTAGTGATCGCGGTGCCGCTCGCCTTCCTCGTCGCGGGCGCCATCGGCATTGCGATCGAGCGTACGCTGATCCGGTTTCTCTATGGCCGGCCTTTGGAGACTTTGCTCGCGACCTGGGGCTTGAGTCTCGTTCTCCAGCAAGCGGTGCGCTCCTTGTTCGGCCCGACCAACCGCGAAGTCGGAACCCCTTCCTGGATGAGTGGGGCGGTGCCGCTCGGTGGGCTTACCATCACCCTCAATCGCCTGACGATCATCATTTTTGCTTTCGCCGTGTTCACCGCATTGATGGCGCTGCTGCGCTATACCTCGCTCGGCCTCAAGATGCGCGCGGTGACACAGAACCGGGCGATGGCCGCGGCGATGGGCATTCGCACGCCATGGATCGACGCGCTCACCTTCGGGCTTGGCTCTGGCGTTGCCGGCATGGCCGGGGTGGCCTTGACCCAGATCGACAATGTCAGCCCCAATCTCGGCCAGGGTTACATCATCGACAGTTTCATGGTGGTGGTGTTCGGCGGCGTCGGCAATCTCTGGGGAACTGCTCTCGGTGCCTTGCTGCTTGGTATCGTCAACAAGTTTCTTGAGCCTTTCGCCGGCGCCGTGCTCGGCAAGATCGCCGTTCTGGTGCTCGTCATCCTCTTCATTCAAAGGCGTCCGCGCGGCTTGTTCCCCCTCAAGGGCCGGGCGGCGGAAGCATGATGCGCCCGTCATTCGCAACCTTCGCCCCGCCTGCGTTCGTGCTCGGCGGCGCAAGCCTTCTGGTTCTCGGCAATGTCGCGCTGGCGGCGTCCTCGCCCTGGCATGTGTCGATCTTCGTCGTCTCGCTCGCGGGAAAATATCTCGCTTATGCGATCCTCGCCTTAGCGCTCGATCTCGTTTGGGGCTATGTCGGCATTTTGAGCCTCGGCCATGCCGCGTTTTTCGCCCTCGGCGGCTACGCGATGGGTATGTATCTGATGCGCGAGATCGGCACCCGCGGGGTTTACGGCAACGCGACACTACCCGATTTCATGGTGTTCCTGAACTGGACGGAACTTCCATGGTATTGGTACGGCTTTGACCATTTTGCTTTCGCCG
This portion of the Acidibrevibacterium fodinaquatile genome encodes:
- the urtA gene encoding urea ABC transporter substrate-binding protein, with protein sequence MAKNDISLTRRGLGGFGMAALAAATLGGVTKFGIASAKAAESGPIKIGILHSLSGTMAISETTLKDVMLMLIEEQNKKGGVLGRKLVPVVVDPASNWPLFAEKARGLLTTDKCAAVFGCWTSVSRKSVLPVFEELNGLLFYPVQYEGQECSRNVIYTGAAPNQQAIPAVDYLMKEDKVERWVLAGTDYVYPRTTNQILEAYLKSKGVAASDIMINYTPFGHSDWQNIVAQIKQFGSAGKKTAVVSTINGDANVPFYKELGNQGIKATDIPVVAFSVGEEELAGMDTKPLVGHLAAWNYFMSVDTPANKAFIKKWHDFIKNPKRTTNDPMEAHYIGFNMWVKAVQKAGTTDTNAVIDAIIGVSVPNLSGGYSTLMGNHHITKPVLIGEIQDDGQFNIVSRTPGLVVAQEWSPYVAETKDLIGDWRPPLSCGNFNVKTGKCGGASK
- the urtB gene encoding urea ABC transporter permease subunit UrtB, yielding MRFAILLLGLVVLPALARAGEPADAFAAFSSGDYDAMAQAVGVLATSADPHATAVIAALRDGRLFATEAGDLLIRNPDGTFTNAQTGAPVSADEDDLKKIRMNNAVRRAVDTAEGGMQLFAADPSQRRAAAQALFTSHDPATLPALSRALAKEPDPSVRVAMAQAQAAALLMSADAPEAAKLQAVAVIRARGDLEASALLASIPSPTPAVAAAAHNGVIAIQRVLQLWDVLESVFYGLSLGSVLLLAAIGLAITFGVMGVINMAHGEMVMIGAYVTFVVQAVIRANMPSLFGASVVIAVPLAFLVAGAIGIAIERTLIRFLYGRPLETLLATWGLSLVLQQAVRSLFGPTNREVGTPSWMSGAVPLGGLTITLNRLTIIIFAFAVFTALMALLRYTSLGLKMRAVTQNRAMAAAMGIRTPWIDALTFGLGSGVAGMAGVALTQIDNVSPNLGQGYIIDSFMVVVFGGVGNLWGTALGALLLGIVNKFLEPFAGAVLGKIAVLVLVILFIQRRPRGLFPLKGRAAEA